In Lactiplantibacillus pentosus, the sequence TGACGGCGGCGAAGGACGTGACGGCTAATATCCTCGAGGTATTTCATATTGATGGTCATAAAGTCACGACCACGCCACGTCCTGTCCAGCAGGTGCGGGCACAGCTGGCTGCCAATGAGCCAGCTGAAGATCAATCACCAGTACTCAGTGATGATGACTTCGATTGGCAATTATTAGGTCAAATCTTGAAGCAAAATTACGTTGACTTGAAACAAGTGGCTAGTTCGCGCCAACTTATCGTTACGGAAAGTCGGGTTTATGGCATCAGTGAGATCGAGATGGCCAAGCTGATCAGTGAAGTTGCCAGTTTGACGACTGGACAATTTGACGAGAACCAGTTGAAACTGTTGATCGCACGCCGGTATGAGCGGCCAACCACGCCAACTCGGACGACGACAAATGAAGCAACGACCGATCAGTCGACTAAACCAACCACTACGGCGGCCAATTCTAGTAAGGCAACCCGGCAGCCAGCTTCAACGGCACAACTCTCTAAGGCGGAACAGCAACTGGTCGATGTTGCGAAGCAGGCCGCGCCGTACGATTTTTTGGCGGCGGTGAAGGCAGAAAAGCACGGCTTTGTGACAAGTGGTGAAAATCGGCTGGTCCATGACTTGATCAGTAGGGGCGTGTTACCGAACTCGGTCATCAACATCGTCATTTATTACTTGCTCCAAAACCGGGAGTTGGCCGCGCTCAATCGAAGTTTGATCGAGACGGTCGCCAATGACTGGCAACAACATGGCGTCAACACGCCAGAAGCGGCGCTGGCCTACTTGAAGCAACGTCAGCGGCCGAAGACCTCGGCACCGCGGCGTAAGTCGAATGCCCGGCCAACTCGCAAAGAAGTGATGCCGAAGTGGGCCCAGAAACAACAAGCCGGCGAAGCTCAGCCGGACAAGCCCAACAAGCAACTGTCGGAAGAACAACGTCAGCAATTAGCGGCACGACTCGCCAAGCTCGAGACAAATTCAGAAAAGGAGGACTAAAGCATGGAGAATATCTCAGAAACACTCCGGACGTTAATGAATCGCAAAAATTTGAATCATCGCTATGAGGCGTTAATGACGACCGTGTATCATGATCCAGATGTTCGTCAGTTTTTAGCCGCTCATCAGGATGAATTATCTGCGGATGCTTTGGAACGCTCTGGTGCCAAATTATATGAATTTTGCGAAGAAAAACGCAAGCTGGCTCGACATGAACCGACGCAGGCACCGGGCTATCAGCCGACATTGGTGATGAGTAATCATCTGATCGACATTGCTTATCAACCAACGCCGCAATTACAAGAACAACAGGCAGCCCGAGCGCTACAACAACGGGTCCGGTCAATCAGCATGCCCAAAAGCATTCAAACGGCCGATTTAAAGTCGTATGATCAAGACGGCGACCGTGCGACGGCACTGGTGGCAGCGCTGGACTTTATTGATGCTTACACGCAAGCCCCGAAGCGGTTTCATCGCGGTCTTTACCTGTATGGGTCGTTTGGCGTTGGTAAGACTTACTTGCTCGGTGGGATGGCGAATGAACTGGCCGCCCGCGGCTTCAATACGACATTGATTCATTTTCCAAGCTTTGCGGTCGAAATGAAGCGGTCCATCAGCAACAATACGTCTGCTGATAAGGTCGATGCGATTAAACGGGCGCCAATTTTGATGATCGATGATATTGGCGCCGACGCGTCGTCCACTTGGATTCGCGATGACGTACTTGGGGTGATTTTAGAGTACCGGATGCAAGAAGAGTTACCAACCTGTTTTTCATCGAATTTTTCAATGCAAGAATTGCAGGACGGTTACTTAACGATTTCGCAAAAGGGTGATGAGGAACCAGTCAAAGCCCAGCGAATCATGCAACGGGTGCGCTACCTCTCCAGTGAGATCGAAATGGTCGGTCGCAATCGGCGCTTGAATCCAGATGGTTAAAATCAAGAGTTGACTTTTAAGTTAAAAGTGGTTTAATGAAAACAGATGCAAAAGACACGCTTCGTTTATCATGGCTCACAGAGACCAAGACCTTGTTCTGGAAGTCTTGGACCGGATTTATGAAGATACCACTTTTGTGAACATGCTCAATTGAGCCGGAACGCTTCCGTTATTAGCGCTAATGAGTCAGTATCTTTTGTGATACTGAAAAATCGGGTGGAACCACGTCAATGACGTCCCTAATGCTAGTTCAGTCTGGCATTAGGGACTTTTTTGTCGTCCCGGCGCGGTGTTTTGGTGAGTGGGTAAATTTTAAGGAGAGTGTCAAGTATATGGCAAGTATTAATGTTAAGTTCCCAGATGGTGCTGTAAAGCAATTTGATGCCGGCGTAACGACGGAAGCAATTGCTAAGTCAATTAGTCCTTCATTGGCTAAACGGTCGGTTGCTGGTAAGTTCAACGATCAGATCGTGGACTACCGCCAACCACTGACAACCGATGGTAGTATCGAAATTATCGCTGCTGATAGCGAAGACGGCCTGAATGTCTTACGGCAAACGGCTGCCCAAGTATTGGCTAACGCGGTCAAGCAACTCTTCCCAAGTATTCATTTTGGGAGTGGTGAAGGGAATGCCAACGGTTTCTTCTTTGATACCGACAACCCAGACGAAGATGGTAAGCAAGTAAGCGAAGATGATTTGGAAGCAATCAGCGATAAGATGGCTGCAATCATCAAGCAAGACTTACCAATCGAACGCGAAGTTTTGTCGAAGGCAGATGCGCTCGCATTAGTTGGCGACAATCCTTACCAACAAGACTTAGTTAACGAACGGGCTGCTGAAAACGATGGTCAAGTCGTCGTTTACAAGCAGGGCGATTTCGTTGATTTATCAGATGGCGCGCAATTAGCTTCAACTGGTAAAGTCAAGGTCTTCAAGTTATTGTCCGTTGCCGGTGCATACTGGCAAGGCAAGTCCAGCAATCCAATGTTACAACGGATCTACGGGACGGCTTTCTTGAAGCAAAAAGACTTGGATGCTGACTTAAAGCGGCGTCAAGAAGCACGTGAACGCGATCACCGGGTCATTGGTAACGAATTAGACTTATTCTTCGTTGATCCTAAGGTCGGCAACGGGTTACCTTACTGGATGCCAAATGGTGCCACGATTCGTCGTCAAATCGAACGTTACATCATCGACAAGGAAGTTGCTAACGGTTACCAACACGTTTACACACCAGTGCTTGCTAACTTAGACGTTTACAAGCAATCTGGTCACTGGGACCACTACCGTGAGGACATGTTTCCACCAATGGACATGGGTGACGGCGAACAATTGGAATTACGGCCAATGAACTGCCCATCACATATTCAAATTTACAACCATCACATTCGCTCATACCGTGAATTACCATTGCGGATCGCCGAACTTGGGATGATGCACCGTTACGAAAAATCTGGGGCCTTAACTGGGTTATCACGGGTTCGTGAAATGACCTTGAACGATGGTCACACATTCGTTGCGTTGGATCAAATCGAGGAAGAATTCAAGAAGATCTTGAGCTTGATGGTTGAAGTATACGAAGACTTCGATATTTCTGACTACCGCTTCCGTTTGAGCTACCGTGACCCTGAAAATACTGAAAAGTACTTCGATGACGATGCAATGTGGGAACGCAGCCAAAAGATGTTGAAATCTGCCATGGATGACATGGGCTTGGATTACTTCGAAGCTGAAGGGGAAGCCGCATTCTACGGTCCTAAGTTGGACGTTCAAACGAAGACGGCCCTTGGTGGTGAAGAAACCTTATCCACGATTCAATTGGACTTCTTGTTACCAGAACGCTTCGATTTGAAGTATGTCGGTGCTGATGGTGAAGAACACCGTCCAGTGATGATTCACCGTGGCTTAGTTTCAACGATGGAACGCTTTGTGGCTTACTTAACTGAAATGTACAAGGGTGCTTTTCCAACTTGGTTGGCTCCTAAGCAAGTTACCATCATTCCAGTTAACAACGGTGCACATGGCGCCTATGCCGAAACGGTTCGTCGTCGCTTAGCCGCTGAAGGCGTTCGGGTAAGTATTGATGACCGGAACGAAAAGATGGGTTACAAGATTCGTGAATCACAAACGAAGAAGGTCCCATACTTGTTAGTTGTCGGTGACCAAGAAGTTGCTAACGGTAGCGTGTCAGTTCGGAAGTATGGTGAAGAACGGACGGAATCAGAAGCTGTCGACATGTTTATCGGGGCAATCACGCAGGAAATCAAGCGTTACAGTCGTGGTGCCAGCAAATAATTAACGACTAATGACATCAATGTAGATTGATGGGTTGACAAGGGCGGTCGTTCTTGTTAGTATATTGGAGTTGAGAAAAAAAGCAGAAGCACCCGCTTCTCGCCTTGGTAACCAGAGTTATCGGGCAGATGAACGATGAATTGATTCCCATTAACGGGGTTGAGCGGGCGTATTATGCGCTCGCTCTTTTTGTGAATTTCTCTAAAATTTTTCGGAGGTGAATTACCATAGCTAAGGATTCAATGGTTAATGACGGCATCCGTGCTCGCGAGGTACGTTTGATCGCCAGTGATGGTGAACAATTAGGTGTCAAGTCACGACAAGAAGCAATGCAGATTGCTGAAGACGCTAGTTTAGACCTAGTATTGGTTGCGCCGAAAGCGAAGCCACCCGTTGCCAGAATTATGGATTATGGGAAGTACCGTTTCGAGCAACAAAAGAAGGAACGGGAAGCCCGTAAGAAGCAAAAAGTGGTCAGCATCAAGGAAGTCCGCTTGAGCCCAGCTATCGACACCAATGACTTTAACACGAAGCTGAAACATGCTGAAAAGTTCTTGTCAAAAGGTGACAAGGTTCGCGTCTCCATCCGGTTTAAGGGCCGTGCCATTACCCATAAGGATATTGGTCGCCAGGTCTTGAACCGAATGATCGAAGCCACTAAGGAATTTTCGACGGTCGAAGCCTATCCTAAGATGGACGGCCGGAGCATGTTCTTAGTGCTAGCACCAAAAACAGATAAGTAATTTCTAGGAGGATTATTGATTATGCCAAAACAAAAGACAAACCGCGCTGCTGCAAAGCGTTTCAAGGTAACTGCTAAGGGTAAGATTAAGAGCGCCAACGCTTTTACTAGTCATCGTTTCCATGGTAAGACTAAGAAACAACGTCGCCAATTACGTGGTACGGCTATTATCGAAAAGCCAATGGTCAAAACATACCACAAGTTATTACAAAAATAATTCACAACGTTTTAGTTAAATCTAGGAGGAAATAACATGGCTCGAGTAAAAGGTGGAACTGTAACACGCAAACGTCGCAAACGGATTTTAAAATTAGCTAAAGGTTACCGTGGTGCTAAGCACATCCAATTTAAGGTTGCTAAGGACCAAGTAATGAAGTCATACCAATACGCTTTCCGCGATCGTCGCCGGCGTAAGAGTGACTTCCGTCGTCTTTGGATTGCCCGGATCAACGCGGCAGCCCGGATCAACGACATCAGCTACAGCCAATTAATGCACGGTTTAAAGGTTGCTAACGTTGACGTTAACCGTAAAATGTTAGCTGACTTAGCCGTTAACGATGCGGATGCATTCAAAGCATTAGTTGATACTGCTAAAAAGGCACTTGCTTAATTTAAAACTTAATTAGGGCGTTGCTCTAATGTTGAAAGACCGTCATCCTGTGGGGTGGCGGTCTTTTTTGAACAAAATATTTGGTATTGAACAATGGCACTGGCTCGGGTGGAACACTACATGTGCGGAGAACAAGGCAGTCGTTGAGGAACCATCAAGTTTAGGAATCACCCTCGTATGCACGGGGAATAGATGAAGCGGAGCAAGTTCAACTCATGGATTTGAGGATCACCCCCGTATGCACGGGGAATAGTAAGTTTCGTTAATAATATGGTTGATAGAAATACAGACAGTCTGGGAATAATAAAAACCGCCCGATTTACGGGTATGGCATTTATAAATTCTTTCTATGCGTATTCAAGTATAGTTATCACCGTACAACCCTCCCTAATCTATAGAAACTGCAACAGTACTTTCTCTAAATACGGTACAACCTTTACTTTATTCAAAGTTTGCCGTGAATTTACAAAAATAAATTCAGAATGTTCTTCTCTATTTAGATAAATTTTCTGATCAGCTGATATCTCATGTGCCAGATAAACTAATGTTGTAAACACGCGCATTTTTGCTGTATCAAAAACTGAGTTTTCCCAGATAATTCTGCTAATTTTCACCTTTAACCCAGTTTCTTCCATACATTCCCGAATTGCTGTTTCTCTTGGAATCTCATTATTGATGGCTAAACCACCAGGAATATCCCAGTATCCGGGATATACATTTTTATTGCCGTATTCTTTTCGGGTACGCTGTAAAATCAAAAATCCTCGATTGGTTGGTATTAAAACATGCGCGATAATTTCAACCATTATCCTTGTCCTCCTAAAAACTGTATAAAA encodes:
- the dnaI gene encoding primosomal protein DnaI, with the protein product MENISETLRTLMNRKNLNHRYEALMTTVYHDPDVRQFLAAHQDELSADALERSGAKLYEFCEEKRKLARHEPTQAPGYQPTLVMSNHLIDIAYQPTPQLQEQQAARALQQRVRSISMPKSIQTADLKSYDQDGDRATALVAALDFIDAYTQAPKRFHRGLYLYGSFGVGKTYLLGGMANELAARGFNTTLIHFPSFAVEMKRSISNNTSADKVDAIKRAPILMIDDIGADASSTWIRDDVLGVILEYRMQEELPTCFSSNFSMQELQDGYLTISQKGDEEPVKAQRIMQRVRYLSSEIEMVGRNRRLNPDG
- the infC gene encoding translation initiation factor IF-3, producing MTIAKDSMVNDGIRAREVRLIASDGEQLGVKSRQEAMQIAEDASLDLVLVAPKAKPPVARIMDYGKYRFEQQKKEREARKKQKVVSIKEVRLSPAIDTNDFNTKLKHAEKFLSKGDKVRVSIRFKGRAITHKDIGRQVLNRMIEATKEFSTVEAYPKMDGRSMFLVLAPKTDK
- a CDS encoding NUDIX hydrolase — its product is MVEIIAHVLIPTNRGFLILQRTRKEYGNKNVYPGYWDIPGGLAINNEIPRETAIRECMEETGLKVKISRIIWENSVFDTAKMRVFTTLVYLAHEISADQKIYLNREEHSEFIFVNSRQTLNKVKVVPYLEKVLLQFL
- the rplT gene encoding 50S ribosomal protein L20 — encoded protein: MARVKGGTVTRKRRKRILKLAKGYRGAKHIQFKVAKDQVMKSYQYAFRDRRRRKSDFRRLWIARINAAARINDISYSQLMHGLKVANVDVNRKMLADLAVNDADAFKALVDTAKKALA
- a CDS encoding replication initiation and membrane attachment family protein; translation: MPNEEPLTPKSGLVVPQAPALSAAQQAVLAELYLPLIGPLAYSLYAALRSLQSSENELSNRRSHAELLGILNADLPTVLAARRKLEATGLLRSYYQQDELGTLYIYRLQAPQLALQFFADDLLSVLLLDTVGELRYQQLASDFATQPVDLTAAKDVTANILEVFHIDGHKVTTTPRPVQQVRAQLAANEPAEDQSPVLSDDDFDWQLLGQILKQNYVDLKQVASSRQLIVTESRVYGISEIEMAKLISEVASLTTGQFDENQLKLLIARRYERPTTPTRTTTNEATTDQSTKPTTTAANSSKATRQPASTAQLSKAEQQLVDVAKQAAPYDFLAAVKAEKHGFVTSGENRLVHDLISRGVLPNSVINIVIYYLLQNRELAALNRSLIETVANDWQQHGVNTPEAALAYLKQRQRPKTSAPRRKSNARPTRKEVMPKWAQKQQAGEAQPDKPNKQLSEEQRQQLAARLAKLETNSEKED
- the rpmI gene encoding 50S ribosomal protein L35, producing the protein MPKQKTNRAAAKRFKVTAKGKIKSANAFTSHRFHGKTKKQRRQLRGTAIIEKPMVKTYHKLLQK
- the thrS gene encoding threonine--tRNA ligase; the encoded protein is MASINVKFPDGAVKQFDAGVTTEAIAKSISPSLAKRSVAGKFNDQIVDYRQPLTTDGSIEIIAADSEDGLNVLRQTAAQVLANAVKQLFPSIHFGSGEGNANGFFFDTDNPDEDGKQVSEDDLEAISDKMAAIIKQDLPIEREVLSKADALALVGDNPYQQDLVNERAAENDGQVVVYKQGDFVDLSDGAQLASTGKVKVFKLLSVAGAYWQGKSSNPMLQRIYGTAFLKQKDLDADLKRRQEARERDHRVIGNELDLFFVDPKVGNGLPYWMPNGATIRRQIERYIIDKEVANGYQHVYTPVLANLDVYKQSGHWDHYREDMFPPMDMGDGEQLELRPMNCPSHIQIYNHHIRSYRELPLRIAELGMMHRYEKSGALTGLSRVREMTLNDGHTFVALDQIEEEFKKILSLMVEVYEDFDISDYRFRLSYRDPENTEKYFDDDAMWERSQKMLKSAMDDMGLDYFEAEGEAAFYGPKLDVQTKTALGGEETLSTIQLDFLLPERFDLKYVGADGEEHRPVMIHRGLVSTMERFVAYLTEMYKGAFPTWLAPKQVTIIPVNNGAHGAYAETVRRRLAAEGVRVSIDDRNEKMGYKIRESQTKKVPYLLVVGDQEVANGSVSVRKYGEERTESEAVDMFIGAITQEIKRYSRGASK